The sequence below is a genomic window from Aureispira sp. CCB-E.
TTCTTTAACAGCATTGAAGTAGTAAATACCTGTTGCTAATTGATTTAGATTAACTTGGTTGTTGCCTTTTTCAAGATCTCCAGTCCACAAGGTCTTGCCAGTTGCATCCATAATGCGACCGATACAAGTTCCATCATGATTTAGGATGTCAATATTTAACACATTGTTTGCAGGATTTGGATATAAGTTCATTTCCATTGTTGCTGCTTCGTCAGCAATAGTAGTTTGGTTGGTTGTACGAGCATTGGTTCCCACACAAATTTGTTTTGTTTCGCTAGAGCCAAATGAACCACCATTAGCTAGTGTATTACCATTAGAAACAAGGCTATAAGAGCCGTTGCCATACGCACAGCAAATACCATCACCATAACTATCGTTGATTGTGAAATCATAACAACCGTCAGGCAAACAGAATGTTTCGCTAACATTAGGACTGTTATTGGTATATCCATTGCCACTATAAAGCTCTTGTCCAGCACTATTTTTTAGAGACCAAGATGTTTCAGAACCATATCTATCAAAGTTTAAGTTCAAGGTAACATCGGTGCAAGTTGGACCAGAAGGAGAGCCAACACAGATTTGTTGTGTCTCTGTAGAGGTAAATGAAGCACCGCTAGCCAAGTTGGTACCATCAGCAGCAACTAAATTGTAAGAGCCATTGCCATACGAACAGCAGATACCATCACCATAGCTGTCGTTGATTGTAAATTCATAACAACCATCGGGCAAGCAGAATGTTTCAGTTGTTGCATTATCTCCATTGGAGTATCCTCCGCCAGAGTAAACCGTTTGACCAGCACTATTTTTCAAAGTCCAAGTAGTTTCAGAAGCGTAGTTGTCAAAGTCCAAATTTAAGGTAACTTCGTTGTCGCTACAAGTAGAGCCTCCTCCACCGCCACCGCCACCAGAACCTGAGGTTCCTAGTTGATCGCGAGAAGTGTTTAAGCAAGCCCACATTCTAGCTTCTTGACCTGCTGAAAACATAAACATACAGTTGTCGTCTACATAATCCATGTAGTTCATAAACATATCTCTTTTGCCTCCACTACAAGAGTTCGTGTTAGAATTAGGACAGCCATAATTCGGGTTGCCTGCGATAGGAGTATCATCTACAAAGTCATCGGCGCTACAATTACCATCTCCCCAAATGTGACGTAGATTTAAATAATGACCAACTTCATGAGTTGTTGTACGACCTTTGTTGAAAGGTGCGGAAAGGTAGAAGCCACTGCCATAGTTAACACTACCAAAGTATTGTGGAGACATTACAACACCGTCTGTTGAAGATGAACCACCAGGAAATTGTGCATATCCTAAGATTCCTCCTCCGATGTTACAAACCCACATGTTTAAATGTGTGGTTGGTGTAACTGGAGCAACCCCTCCTCTTGATGGTTTCTTCATGTCGTCGTTGGTTCCCCAAGAACTCTTTGACGTTTGTGTTCGTGTTACTCCTGCTAATGTAAATTGAATGCCCGTGCTTCCTGCAGCTACAGAACTGAAATCAGAAGGAGGGTTGTAATCTGCATTAGTACCAGCATAATCAGCATTTAATTGGTCTAACTGAGATTGAATTTGGGCATCGCTGATATTTTCTTGACTGGTTCTATAAAGAACGTGAACATAAACTGGGATGCTACGGGTCTGATTACGAGCTTGACCATGTGTTTGAAGATAACGTTGGGTGGTATTTTCTAGGTCGTTCATGCGTCTTTGAAGAACAGGATCTTGTTGCATTTGTTCTTGTAGTTTGTCGTGCGCATAACAAGATCTTCCAGGTGTGTGATTATGGCTACTGTGTTGAGCATTAATTGGTCCGAATAATAACGAGCAGAGTCCGACAACTGCTCCTATTTTTTTTATTGTAAACATTTTTAGCGTGTGTTTTTTTTTAAGCGTGATTAAATCAATGCTCTGCAGAAGCACACACAATGTTAGGCAGAAAAAGTACTTCTCGCAAAATTTTATTTTAAAAAATAGTGTACTCAAAAAATGGATTTCTCAGCACTAAGCGAACACAGTTTTGTTATATTTTGTAAGCTTATACGTTGTTTTTGAGGAAATTAAATTCGGGTTTTAAAGTGAGTTTAAGGCGTTTTTTTATCAAAAAGGACTTTTTTTAGCTTTTTAGGAAAATATTATTTTATTCCCTATGTTTTTAAAAAAAAGTAGTCTAAAGGTTAAAAATAAAATAAAATGAGTGCTTTAAATTTAATTTTTGGTTAAAAAAAAGCTAAAAAATAGTTTGTTTAGACTGTACGTTTGTTATTTATTTGGTTGTTTTGTTGTTTTGCAAAATTATCACTTGTATCCATATTTTATTTTAATTGAAACCTGTTTTGCCATTAAGTATTTGGGTTTGTTTTTTTTAAAAAAACTCTACTAGATAGAACAATTAATGGGAGTCCTTTTCTAGTAGAGATTTATGTTTTGTCTGTATGCCATATCTCTACATTAGAGATTAAGAATATACAAACTCAATTAGTATTAAAAAAACTATTTTTTTAAGAGCTTCTCTTTATTGTATTTAGCTCTTATTTTTTTTCGTCTTTCTTTTTCCTTTGCCAAATCTTTGTAGCGATAATGACTGCGGTTTTTCCCTTTTAGACGAATTGTAGAATCAGATGCGGTGTCTTTAGGAACAATTGTACTATCTATCAATGGATGATCATTTTGTTCTTGTTCAGACGCAACATCATTAGAATTACTTGGTTGGTTATATGCCATGCAGGCAACTAACATACAAGTAGAAAATGAAGCAACGATGAATCGTTTACTCATAACGAAAATAAAAATTAATTAGATAATTGATTGATTAAAAACAGGTTAGTCAACTAATATGCCAAAGATTTCTACTTGATTATTTTAATATAACCTTAGTGTTTTGAAATAAATCTGTTAAAAATTGTTACTATATTCTATTTTATTTCGAGTAGATTTGGTGAAGAAACAGAATATATGGATTATTGTTTTTATAATAAGATATTGTTGTGCTTGGATGGTGAGTAACGTGTGGGTTTTGAAAAGATTTATACACTTTTAGGGAGATTAGTAATAGCTACATATGCCCCTTTCAAACCTTTGTATTTATCTAAAAATAAGCTTAAAACACTTTTTAAATATATTTATCTACATCGTTAGAAATGCTGCAATTTAATAAATAAACAGAGCTATGAAATGGAAAAAACGTCTCTTTGGGTATATCACATTGATGTTGATGCTAGGCGGAATTTGCTCGTTCAAAAAATTACCTAAGGACTATTGGTGGTTATTAGAAACAACAAGAGAAGAATCTGCTTATACAACAACAGGAGATTTTTATTGGAAAATTACCTTTTCGGATCAAGTAAAGCAGTGGGATGGCAAGAAAATAAGTTTAAAGGGTTACTTTTATACCTATAAGGATACCTCAATTACTTTATTAACAAAAAACAAGCAACCTTTTTATGGTTGTTCTGCAGATCCTAAAATAACAATGATAGAGCTAAATGATGCTCAAAAGTTGGTGTTTAAATTAGGAAAAAGATATAAGATAGAAGGCGTGTTAGAATTGAATCATGCCTTTCATGATTCCAACTCTTATACATTTCCTTATCGGTTGACGAATGTAAAAATCCTTTAGTTAGCGCAAACTTGCCATGCGTTTCCAAAGCAGATGTAAGGTGCTTAAACACAGTAGCGCAAAAAGCCCTAGTTGCCATGGCTGATTGAAACTAATAATGTGCAATTTCATGATAATGAGCAAGGATGCAAAGGTGATAATTAGTAAAACTAAAAATTCGTATAACTCTCCTGTCCATGGCAAACGGCGAATAGAAACTCGTTTCTTTTTAAGTATATAAATGCAAAGAACCATGATAATAACAGGCAGGTAGTAAATAAAGAAAGGAAGTTGCCAGAGAGCTTTGCGTTCAAAAAACATCGAGTATATCCATAAGGTAATAGATAGAACGCCTGGGATGCAAACCTCAAAAAGCAACATGGAGTATAGGTAAGAATATGGCTTTTCCAGACTTCGCCCACGGGAAATCGCTGTAATAATAATTGTTAAAATGGGCAATAAAATAAAGAATAGGAATAGAGCAGTTTTATCATTAGTAATATAGGTGAGTAAGTCTTCTATTGTCATCTTAAAAATCTTTGTGAATAAAGTTTAGTTTTCAAAAACTAAAACTGGCACTATTTTTTTATACTTTTGTACAACTAGTTTATCGTAGCAATCCAGTTAATCTTAAAAATACAAATAACCCTATATAAATAACAACTCCTTTATATGAAAATTTAGAAACGAGTCTTGTTTTGTAGGTTATAAGGATAAAATAATTAAAATGAAAAATATACTATTGTTATTGGTTGTTATCTTGACATACAGCGTACAAGTAGATGCACAACGCAAAAAAGAAGTGAATTATTGGGAGGAAATGATGGATGTAACACTTAAAAATAAATTTGATCCTGTTACAGAACAATTTACCAATACTCCCATGTTTGGTAAGAAAATTCTGAAATTAGATGGCAAGAAAATCTATTTAAAAGGATTTATTATTCCCGCAGATTTAACTAAGGGAAGAATGACCTTGTCGAAGTTTTCCTACAGTTCTTGTTACTTTTGTGGTGCAGCAGGTCCCGAATCTGTTATTGAGATTGTAGCCAAAAATCCAATTATTTATAGAATGGACAAACCGATTATATTGGAGGGGACATTACGTATTAATAGAAAAACAGATGATCAAGAATACGATCCTTTTCGTTTGCTGTACATTTTGGAGGATGCAACGTACTACTCAGAGGATGAAGGGTAACAAAAAATAAAAAAGTAAGTAGATATTTTATATTTATAGACTGTTTTCTTCTTTAAAATATAGACCTTTGTGTCAAATTAGCTTTCTAATTGAATTTAGAAAGCTTTTTTATTTTTATCATAAAAATTATCTCAAAAGAAGATGTTACGGAATATACTAATTGGATTGATGTGTTTCTTGTATTGGGGCAATCTCATAGCACAAACAGAACAGGAAGAACCAGCAGGGAATTTATCTACTCCTCAAGAGGTAGCACATCAGCACATTTATTATTTAAACGAAGAATTTTACGACCTAGATAAAGCTGCTGCTGCTTTGGTTGGAGATCCTAAAAAAGTAACCGATAAGATACGAGATTATGCAATTAAGTTGAAACAAATATTTGATGGCAAAGGGTTGATGGTTCGAGAAGATTTGATCCCTGACAACCCAGACTATATTGATTCTACTAGTGGAAATGCTGTCTATGTATTGTTTCCAGATGAACTACCTGAAATATACATCACAAGACCAATGGTTGGGAAAAATAAACGAGCCAAGCAATATGCAGATTATTGGCGTTATGACCCTGCTAGTATTAAGCTAATTCCAGAATTACATCGAGCAGTCTATCCTTTGGGAAGCCATTATTTATTAGAATTATTGCCACAAGGAGGCAGCAGCTTTTTGGGAATAAAAACATGGCAATACTTGGCAATACTAGTGTTGGGTTTAATTGCCGTCCTCTTAAATTTTGTAATTTGGCGTTTGTTAAATATTATTTTTAAAGTATTGGCAAATACCCAGTTGGGGAGAAATCATTTTGATTCTAATATTATTACCAAGATATCGCGTATTATTAGTTATTTGGTAGTTGCTTATGTCGTATTTATTTTCTTCCCTGTTTTGATGTTGCCTGTTTGGATTAGTTACTACTTCCTAGCCTTTCTCAGAGTATTTAATACAATATGTGCTGTGTTTGTTGTTTTGAATACAGTAGAATTAGCACGTTCTTATTTTGAAGCAATTGTATCCAAAACAGAAAGCACGTCTGACGACCAGCTTTTGCCCATCTTTATTCGCATTCTCAAAGTGGTTATTATTGTAATAGGAGCGATCTATGTTTTGGATGTATTTAGTGTTGACTTGACCGCTTTGATTGCAGGTTTGTCTATTGGTGGTTTGGCGATTGCCTTAGCTGCCCAAGATACCGTAAAGCATCTGATTGGTTCTGTGATGATTTATGCTGACCGACCATTTCAGTTGGGAGATTTTATTAGTAGTGGAGACATTATAGGAACCGTAGAAGATATTGGATTTCGTTCTACTAGAATTCGTACTCCTGATAGTTCTCTAATTTCTGTGCCTAATGGTTCGTTGGTAGATATGGTGGTCAACAATATGGGAAGTCTCAAATACCGACGGTTTAATACAACAATAGGCGTTGCTTATTATACGCCACCTGTTTTGATTGAGAAATTTATCGAAGGTTTACGAGCAATTAATGAAGCACATCCAAGAACTAAAAATGACACCTCTTTTATTCATCTAAACAACATGGGTGGGTCTTCTTTAGATATTTTGTTTGTCGTCTTTTTTGACACCACAGATTATGCCGACAACTTAAAGTTCAAAGAAGAAATCATTTTTAGCATTTTAAATCTAGCAGCAGCGATGAATGTTCATATTGCCTTTCCATCTACTTCGGTTTATATCGAAAGTATGCCAGAGAAAGAAGGGCAGATGCCAAGTTATGGAGCGGCTGAACTATCAGAGGCAGATCAACAAATGCAACAGTTTTTGAGTGATTTTAGGAAAAAATACCCCGATGCTGGCGCTTGATTTTTACTAATAGAAAATTCGAAATGAATTAAAAAAATATTTTTGACATACACTTATTCACCTGCATTACAACTCAATTTATTAATGAAACATTTCTATTTATTTTGCCTCGTGCTATTTTCAGTAGAGGTATTGGGGCAACAAACTATTATTGGGAAAGTTGTTGATGTTAATAATCAAGCAATTGATTATGTTAATGTTATCAATGTGCAAACAGCAATGCATGCCCATACAGACAATAAAGGGCAATTTGTATTAGAGGGCAATTCAGTTGGAGACACCCTCGAAATTTCGCATTTAGCTTATGATAATTTATTTGTCGTACTAACCGAACAATCTTTTTTAACCGAACAAACCTTTCAACTAAAAGGCAATAATTTTAGCATTAGTGAAGTGCTTGTGAAAAACGATATTCAAAGTTTGAATGTTATTACAGCAATTCGATTGGAAACAAACCCTGTTAATTCTTCGCAAGAGTTGCTGCGTCAAGTACCTGGACTGGTGATCGGGCAACACGCTGGGGGAGGAAAAGCAGAACAAATTTTCTTGCGTGGTTTTGATATTGACCATGGAACGGATATTCGTATTAGTGCAGACGGAATGCCTGTTAATATGGTTTCTCATGCACATGGACAAGGATATGCAGATTTGCATTTTATTATTCCAGAAACGGTCAAAAGTATTGATTTCGGAAAAGGACCCTATTACACACAACAAGGAAATTTTACAACAGCAGGTTATGTTGATTTTCAGACCAAAGAGACTTTGGAGTATAGCAGTGTTGGGGTAGAATATGGGAGTTTTAATACCATGCGAGTTAAGGGCTTGTTTAACTTGCTTAAAAAAGTGAAGCAGCACGATGCTTATATTGCTGCTAGCTATAATTTATCCGATGGCCCATTTGAGAGTAGTCAAAACTTTAATCGAATTAATTTATTTGGAAAGTATACTGGGCATTTGCCCAAAGGGGACAAGATATCGTTGCAAGCGGGTTATTTTTATAGCAAATGGGATGCTTCAGGACAAATTCCAGTACGAGCAGTAGAAGGTGGTTTGATCAGCCGATTTGGAGCTATTGACGATACTGAAGGTGGACAAACTAGCCGTGGAAATGTACAGTTTGAGCATACCAAATTATTAAGCAATCATTCCAGTATTCAGTCAAAGTTATACTATTCTAATTATAATTTTGAATTGTATTCTAACTTTACATTCTTTAACAACGATTCTATCAATGGCGATCAAATTAAGCAATACGAACAGCGCCATTTGTTTGGAGGGCAGACCGAATTAAATCATCTTTGGTCTTGGAATAAAGTAGAGTTACAGGTAAAAGGGGGATTAGGATTTCGTTATGATGATAGTAATGATAATGAATTATCTCATACTAAAAATCGTCAAGAGGTACTAGCGTATTTAAAATTGGGGAATATTGATGAAACCAATATTGGTGCTTGGGTTGATGGAAATTTAACCGTTGATAAATGGCGATTTAACTTGGGCGCAAGGGTAGATTATTTTAGGTTTAATTATGTAGATTTACTAGATAGCGTTTACCAATTACAAGCCGTTGACCAAGCTGTTGTTAGCCCTAAATTAAATATAATGTATAGTCCCAATACGAATTTACAACTATACTTAAAAACAGGGATTGGGTTTCACAGCAACGATACTAGGGTAGTTGTTGCCGCACAGACTGCCAAAACATTGCCTGCTGCCTATGGTGCAGATTTAGGTGTCTTGTGGAAACCTTTTTCTAGATTGGTACTTGATGCTGCCGTATGGATGCTTTTTTCAGAACAAGAAATGGTATATGTTGGAGACGAAGCTATTGTAGAACCTAGTGGTAGTAGTTTCAGAACAGGGGTAGACTTAGGGATACACTATCAAATTTGGGATTGGTTGTATTTAGATGCGAATGCTACCTATGCCTATGCTCGTAGCATTGATGAACCGGAAGGTAACAATTACATACCTTTAGCTCCTAATTGGACTTCTTCTGGTGGTGTAGCCATACAACATCCAATAGGTATAAATGCAGGCTTGCGTTATCGATATATTCACGACCGACCTGCCAATGAGGACAACAGCATTGTAGCAACAGGTTATGGAGTGTTTGATTTAAATGCAAGTTATCAGTGGCGAGCGTTTAAATTTGGTGTTGTGATTCAAAATTTATTTAATACGGAGTGGAACGAGACGCAGTTTGCAACAGAATCTAGATTAAAAGGAGAATTAAACAGTGTTGAGGAAATCCATTTTACGCCTGGGACACCTTTTGCAATTAGGGGGCAAATAGAATATAGGTTTTAAATCGTAGTAGTTCGCTGTACTTATGAACCGAAGTGAATGAAATAAATACCATAGAGTAGTAGTGCCGTTAACTAAAAGCAAAGTGCTCAACGAGATATTACTCTAATTAATAAAGTAACTTGCTCAATAGTTCGTTGAAAAACTTTATTAGTTTGATAATCAATAAATTATTATTTCAATACATTCTGTGGCAAAATTTTGATTATCAAACTAATATGAATGTGCTTTTTTATCTTTTTGGTAAAAAAGTAAAAAATCAACGAACTACTAAAGGTTATGCATGTAAAAAGTTATGGGAATAGTTACTATATCTTTTGGTTTTTAACAGTAGGGAATAGTTTACTCCTCTGTCCTTCTTTTCTTGATAAAAGAAGCAAAATCAAGACCCAACACTACGATTAGATGATTTTTGCTGCTTGTTTGCTGAACTAGCTTGCATGCTTCGCCAAGCTAGTTCGGACGCAAAGCTGCGCAGAAATCATTGTCTAATCTCCGTTAACGGTCATTTTTATTGCTCATACAAAATTTACTTAAATAACCTTTACTAGCTAATAGACTGACAATAAAAGAATCTTTAAAATATAGATAATATGGAACACGAATATCCAGGCGATGAAGTATTTGACCGAATAGAGGAACTTTGTGATAGAGGAGATGAGTATATGGAGCAAGAAAAATATCGTCCTGCATTAAAAAAGTTTTGGAAAGCATTTGATTTATTGCCAGAACCCAAAACGCAATATCCCTCAGGAACATTTTTATTGGTTTCTATTGGTGATATTAATTTTCAAGTAGGAAATTACAAAGGGGGAGTCGAGAATTTGAATAGAGCTAAAGCCTTCCCAGAGGGCGAAGGCAATCCGTTTTTGCATTTCCGCTTGGCTCAATGTTACTTAGAGGAAGGCAATGAAAAATTAGCAATGGAAGAGTTTGAAATTGCGTTTAAAGAAGAGGGAAGTGCCATTTTTGAAGATGAAAATCCAAAGTATTGGGACTTTTTTCAAACAAATCGCTCTTAGGGGATTTTATTGATTGCACGGCTATCTTTGTTTTGCCTTACTTTAAATCATGCAGTAGTCGCACAGCTAACTAAAAGCAAATCGCTCACGAAGTAAACTAACATGAATGTGCTTTTTTGCCTTACGGGAACCAATGGACTGGAATGAATAGTCGGTTCAAAAAAAATTACGATTGTACAAAAAAAGAACGCAGCCTTTCAATTAAGCTGCGTTTTTTTATTTAGAAGTTGTTTAACAACTTTTACTTAACAACACTAGTTGGAATGGTATTGTCTTTATATTCCAAATCGTACCCATATTCTTTAAACATAAAGCCCCACTCGTTTTGAATGCGTTTAACCATAACAGGATCAATAGGAATAAAACGATTTTTTTTGTATCCTTCTTTTGAGGCTAAGTACTCTTTGATAGTAGGAGCGACTTTTTCCCAGTCTCCTAAAGAAAGTGTTTCATAGATGTTTTTAAAGATGTCTATTTCATTTTCACTACCAATGTCCTCATAGGCAACCTCAATCAAAGAACCTTTAGGAACTAAATCCCTAGTTTCAAGATAGCCTTGGTTGATTAGACGGTAGTTTTCTAAAATCATATTATCTTCTTCTTCTTCGCTGATCTCTTGTAGGCGTTGATCTCTCAAGACAGCTCTATGCAAATGTTTGGTAGAAAGGTATACTCGGAATGGATTGCGATGAATGTAAACAAATTTTGCATTAGGAAACAATTCGAGCAACTGTTTAATACGAGCGGTATTATTAGGATTTTTTAATAATAAGCGCCCTTCTCCATTTAGTTTATAAATTAACTTCAGTATATACGAGTAGTCTTTTTTCCATCGAGCATATTCTTTATCAGAGATACCTTTGAACAAATTAAACTTATAAAAGTAAGAGCGATTCTTAGGGAAATAAAAACTATTAACCCCTGCTGTTGTACTAATATTACTCAATACTTGTTCCTCTTCTTGCGGTTTGCCCAGCGTCATTTCCATATTGTCCATGGGACGAGTACTAGGTACTAAGGGAGCTAATAGGCGATTGAACCACTGCATTTTGGACATACAAATGTTGAAGAAAAAACTCTGAAAGTTATTCAAATAAACAAATTGCTTATCTTGAGCCAAGGTGTAGTGAAGGTGTGTTGTACCACTACGCCAGTGCCCTAAAATAAAAACAGGAGCCGTTTTAGATAAATCAACATTTCGTAATTTGAATCTAAAAACCAATCGTTGTAACCACTGTAAAGGAGTGGATAAGATAGAAAAAAAGTAGATTCTAAATTTTAAGAAACGTCTACTTTTATCGGTTTTGTTCGCACTGAATAAACGCCATAAATTGCTAACTCTAGTAACATAGAGTTGACTACCTGGAATTTTATAATTTGCTTTAGGATTTTCCTTTATTTTTGCCATTTTTCTTTTTCTCACTGGACTATATAATTTTAACTGCAAAGATAGAAAGTACTCCAACAATATGAAACTAGACTACAAATATGATGTTTGCAAGGCTAAATTTTTCAATATTCTAGTACGTTTTGTGGGTATATCATCTTTTTTAACAACCAAATAATTCATTTTGTTGTGGAATTCGACTTGGGAGATTCGTAGTTATATAAACGAGAGTCTGGCAAAAAGAGTTACTATTGAACGGTTAAATAAGGTTTGACCTTTTGAAATGTTCCTTTACCATCATCAAATTCTGTCAAAATTTGGATTAAATCAACACTTTTCCAAGGTCCTTCTGTTTCTCGATAATGAATAATTGCTTTGGCGTGAAACCAACGAAGATAAGGATGTGCCTTTAGTTCGTCCAAGGTAGCAGTATTGATATTGATTTTTCGAACCTCAATGGGCGCACATTCGAGATAGGGCAACATTGATTGGAAGGTAGAATCTGGCAATTTATATAGCTCTCCGACTTGTTGGCTATTAAGGAAGCCTCCTAAGCTCTCTTTTAGCTTTAGAATACGTTTGGCATAAGAAGGACCAATTCCCCTAAATTGTTGAAAGTCTTCTAAACTAGCAGTATTAATATCAATTTTCTGATACGTTTTTGGGGAGTACGTCTTTGAAGAAGCATAGGTGGGTTGCTGGACAATTTTAATATGGGCTTTGAGATGTTGGTAAACACTATCAGGTAACGTATATATTTTCTTAAAATCTTCTATTTGTCTGAATCGCCCTCCTTTTTCTCGGTAGTTTAAGATACTTCGAATGGTGTTGCTCGCCAAGCCTAAAGCTTCGAAATGTTCGCCTGTGGCTGTATTGGGATCAAAATCAAATGCGGGGGGAAGTGGTTTGGAAATTGTTGATGCTGTAGCTGTTTTTTGCGTCAACACTTCTGCTCTGCTTTTTAGGTCTATAAATGGATACAATTGTTGATAATGTTCGGAGGACAAGGTGTATATTTTTTCTAAAGATTCTTTGTCTTTAAATTGACCACCTTTAGCTCTATATTTCAATATACTTGTGATTGTTTTAACAGGCAATCCCATGGCTTCCAAATCCATTGCATCTACTGTATTGGGATTAAATTTTTGAGGTTTTAGAGTAGTGACAGCTTCTTTTTCGCCTCTAATTGCCTTCATGTTCCAGTTTTGGGTCTTTTGGGTTGTAGAATGTTTAGCAATTGGTTTTTGCGAAATTCCTTCTTCAAATGCCTCGATGTCTGCTTTCCAGTCGGTAAAGTCTGTTAGAGGAGGGGTAACAAAAAAAGTATAGGTATAAGGCAAAAAAATTAACAAAAGTAGAATAACAAGTAAGGTAATTACACCATTGCGTTCGATTCGAGAATAATAAAAAAAGTCTTTGAGGTGGTTCATAATTTTATTAAAGTAATCAACAATGTATAAAATATACTGTTGAAGGAGTTGAAAGATTCTTATAGTGAAATTGCATTAATATAATTATTATCTGTTAATAATAATTATGTATGTTGTTGTTAAATAGAGGTTTGTTTAAATTGGTTGTTGGGGCTATTCTGTTGATTATCAATTTGGTATAATTTAAAAATAAACTATTAATAATTCAAAAATTAAGATAATAAGAATAATTGTATATGCCTTACCGTAGATTAGTTTTTAGAGGTTGTGATGGCAAGTTTTTGATAATCAAAAGTTTTAGAGAGAGGAATGACGTTTTTGTATGCAATTTTGCTGGTTGCTTTCTTTCGCTGTAAGAGACTAGCTTTTGTCAATTAGAAAATATAGGGAATTGTTATAAATCATTACTCCGTTGAAAAATCGTATTAGTTTGATTATCAGTAAGATGTGTTTTTTTTATTGACCTTTGCACTAAAAGGCTGGTAATCAAACTAATGCAAGATGCTTTTTTACGTTTTTACTTCGTGAGCCTGCGGGTTCGTAGAAAAACTAAAAAATCAACGGAGTACTAATAAATTAAAACGAATGTTTTTTAAGCGTGCCAATCGGATAGAAAACAGTTGTTGGTAAACCTAAAAAAGAATATATGCCAATATTTGATACTACTCATAATCTTCGCAAAACAGTTGAAGCAATGAATGCATTGATGGGGAAATCTTTTCCGTTTTTATATCGAATCAGACAAGGTGGTATTGGCTCTAAACGGATGATTATCGAGGCATCTAGCCCTGTGTTTTTACCTTATATTAATCCATCACATTATCTGACTTATAGCAATATAGAGATACGACCGAATGGTATTTTAGTACACATTCATAAGTCTTTGGATAATTTTGCTTGGGCTATCCTATT
It includes:
- a CDS encoding M43 family zinc metalloprotease, with the protein product MFTIKKIGAVVGLCSLLFGPINAQHSSHNHTPGRSCYAHDKLQEQMQQDPVLQRRMNDLENTTQRYLQTHGQARNQTRSIPVYVHVLYRTSQENISDAQIQSQLDQLNADYAGTNADYNPPSDFSSVAAGSTGIQFTLAGVTRTQTSKSSWGTNDDMKKPSRGGVAPVTPTTHLNMWVCNIGGGILGYAQFPGGSSSTDGVVMSPQYFGSVNYGSGFYLSAPFNKGRTTTHEVGHYLNLRHIWGDGNCSADDFVDDTPIAGNPNYGCPNSNTNSCSGGKRDMFMNYMDYVDDNCMFMFSAGQEARMWACLNTSRDQLGTSGSGGGGGGGGSTCSDNEVTLNLDFDNYASETTWTLKNSAGQTVYSGGGYSNGDNATTETFCLPDGCYEFTINDSYGDGICCSYGNGSYNLVAADGTNLASGASFTSTETQQICVGSPSGPTCTDVTLNLNFDRYGSETSWSLKNSAGQELYSGNGYTNNSPNVSETFCLPDGCYDFTINDSYGDGICCAYGNGSYSLVSNGNTLANGGSFGSSETKQICVGTNARTTNQTTIADEAATMEMNLYPNPANNVLNIDILNHDGTCIGRIMDATGKTLWTGDLEKGNNQVNLNQLATGIYYFNAVKEDGTMVTKKFIKKG
- a CDS encoding mechanosensitive ion channel family protein, with amino-acid sequence MLRNILIGLMCFLYWGNLIAQTEQEEPAGNLSTPQEVAHQHIYYLNEEFYDLDKAAAALVGDPKKVTDKIRDYAIKLKQIFDGKGLMVREDLIPDNPDYIDSTSGNAVYVLFPDELPEIYITRPMVGKNKRAKQYADYWRYDPASIKLIPELHRAVYPLGSHYLLELLPQGGSSFLGIKTWQYLAILVLGLIAVLLNFVIWRLLNIIFKVLANTQLGRNHFDSNIITKISRIISYLVVAYVVFIFFPVLMLPVWISYYFLAFLRVFNTICAVFVVLNTVELARSYFEAIVSKTESTSDDQLLPIFIRILKVVIIVIGAIYVLDVFSVDLTALIAGLSIGGLAIALAAQDTVKHLIGSVMIYADRPFQLGDFISSGDIIGTVEDIGFRSTRIRTPDSSLISVPNGSLVDMVVNNMGSLKYRRFNTTIGVAYYTPPVLIEKFIEGLRAINEAHPRTKNDTSFIHLNNMGGSSLDILFVVFFDTTDYADNLKFKEEIIFSILNLAAAMNVHIAFPSTSVYIESMPEKEGQMPSYGAAELSEADQQMQQFLSDFRKKYPDAGA
- a CDS encoding TonB-dependent receptor plug domain-containing protein, producing the protein MKHFYLFCLVLFSVEVLGQQTIIGKVVDVNNQAIDYVNVINVQTAMHAHTDNKGQFVLEGNSVGDTLEISHLAYDNLFVVLTEQSFLTEQTFQLKGNNFSISEVLVKNDIQSLNVITAIRLETNPVNSSQELLRQVPGLVIGQHAGGGKAEQIFLRGFDIDHGTDIRISADGMPVNMVSHAHGQGYADLHFIIPETVKSIDFGKGPYYTQQGNFTTAGYVDFQTKETLEYSSVGVEYGSFNTMRVKGLFNLLKKVKQHDAYIAASYNLSDGPFESSQNFNRINLFGKYTGHLPKGDKISLQAGYFYSKWDASGQIPVRAVEGGLISRFGAIDDTEGGQTSRGNVQFEHTKLLSNHSSIQSKLYYSNYNFELYSNFTFFNNDSINGDQIKQYEQRHLFGGQTELNHLWSWNKVELQVKGGLGFRYDDSNDNELSHTKNRQEVLAYLKLGNIDETNIGAWVDGNLTVDKWRFNLGARVDYFRFNYVDLLDSVYQLQAVDQAVVSPKLNIMYSPNTNLQLYLKTGIGFHSNDTRVVVAAQTAKTLPAAYGADLGVLWKPFSRLVLDAAVWMLFSEQEMVYVGDEAIVEPSGSSFRTGVDLGIHYQIWDWLYLDANATYAYARSIDEPEGNNYIPLAPNWTSSGGVAIQHPIGINAGLRYRYIHDRPANEDNSIVATGYGVFDLNASYQWRAFKFGVVIQNLFNTEWNETQFATESRLKGELNSVEEIHFTPGTPFAIRGQIEYRF
- a CDS encoding M48 family metallopeptidase; protein product: MEHEYPGDEVFDRIEELCDRGDEYMEQEKYRPALKKFWKAFDLLPEPKTQYPSGTFLLVSIGDINFQVGNYKGGVENLNRAKAFPEGEGNPFLHFRLAQCYLEEGNEKLAMEEFEIAFKEEGSAIFEDENPKYWDFFQTNRS